Genomic DNA from Coffea arabica cultivar ET-39 chromosome 7e, Coffea Arabica ET-39 HiFi, whole genome shotgun sequence:
AATCAACCTCCTGTAATGTCTGATTCTAATGGAAATTAAGAGGGTCAACAGATTTTTCTTTAGCAGATTCTTCTTAAAAGATGTCCCACCTGATCCATTGAGCTCAAAATTAGCAATCATAGAAAGCTTATACTCGAGATTTCAAGTTTTTAATATCTCCACAGAGTGAGTTCCTACAAGACTCGAATCAAGTAGCAAAAAATTGGGCATAGTCATTACATGCATATTTTGGCACATGTTCTACAAATTTTTATACTTTTTGCAATCAAAAGATTGTATGTGTTTTCCCAACCttgaaagttttcaaaaaatttctgaATTTTGGCAACAAAGGTGTGCTAACAATACTTTGTTTATGCAGATTCTGACTAAATGACACTGCTATAGTTCTACATTGCACTCATTTTCAATGCGTTTTAAGTTGGAAGCCTAACTTCTCTCACTTTTAAACGCACATCTCAACCATCCAACAAGCAATTTGTACCTCCTTTAAGAATCTTAATCAATTTATTCACTTACTCTAATAATGTACTATCAATTACTTCTTTACATTCCCTATTTCTCTTCCAATCTTTAGCTGCCCACAACTTAAACAATGATTCAAAAAGCTGCCAAAGAAACTCCTTCATCTAAGAGTTGTACGTCATGCTACCATAGGTGTACATCAtcaacagaatttttttttttaaaaaaaaaaaaggaaccctTAAACCAAGAAAAAAGATCAGATTGACCATGTCTTCAAGTTGGCTATGAGATTTAACCGCTGCCCAGGTGTTGGAATGGAAGTCACTGACATGGATGCGGAGGGTAGATGGGTTATTTGGCAGGGGACCAGCAAGGAAGAGGAAAGGCTCCAAAGGTGTCGTTTGCTGAGGAGCTGAACACCACTCTGCTTTCAGCTGCCCAAATACGGGTTCCATTTCCTCAAACCCCATCATCCCTTTTATTTATCTCTGTCCACAAACAATAAAAATTCAGCGGAATTTAGATGCTTGAATTCAAACCTATCGTCTGAAATTCATCAAGAATGTCATACAATCACACACATAGAAGTGCGTTGTGTGTGAGAATTTGAACAGTGAATAAACTATACCTGGAAAAATAGGTGCTGAGAGGAAAAAGGGCAACAAAGTTTTGGGTTTTGGGTTTTGGCAAGAAAAATGTGTTAAATGCAACAATCCCCTGATTTTTTGTAACGGCTGTAGTATCTACCAACTAGATACGAGAACAACTCAAGTTCTCCGTTGATGCCAAGTGTCAAGGTGTCATTGTAGGAAGCAATTTTCGTTTCTTTATTTTGGTCATTAAAGAGTGAGAAATGTTTATTTGAGCCTTGGTGTCCAAATTCAAAGGTTTAATAGTTCCTTACTATTTAGGGTAGAGAACAACTCAAGTTCTCCATTGATGCCAAGTGTCAAGGTGTCATTGTAAGAAGCAATTTTCGTTTCTTTATTTTGGCCATTCAAGAGTGAGAAATGTCTATTTGAGCCTTGgtgtccaaattcaaaggctTAATAGTTCCTTCCTATTTAGGGGCTAATTGGTAAaaatgatttaattattttcatttgttccttttgtttggtttttaaTTGGTGGGAAAGGTCAATTGAATCCTTTTATGAAAACTAGCTCTTTAAATAGTTGCTAACTATTTAGGGTTATTTTTGTAcatttgaaattatttcttttataattttttgatCAAATACAAATAGTTGTTGACTATTTGTGGGTCCTTTTATCACATGGGCTGTTTTTGGATTAATTAAGATAATGGAGTCAGTCTTATTAGTATAACTCATGTTAGACCCGTTAGTTAGTGAAGCACCATAATTAACAAGTGGTTAGTTTAACACTTAGCCCTAATGATTCTCTATTAATCATCATTTTTGGTCGTTGTTTAGCTTTCAAAACCAGAATTTCCTTCCCCTGTCTTTCGGTGAGATAGGTACCAATAAGTCTGCAAAATCTTCACTTTTCTACCAATTCCTCCAACAACTAATTGTACTTCATTTTGATTGCAACCCAAAAAATCCTCCACATACACGTGAAGATTTCTTTTGCCCCCAAAATCAGTTCAGTGATATTTCTTTTCCCTCAAAATCAGCTCACTTTAGGGATGAATCCGGTACCAATTTATCAATCATTTTGGTACTTGGTTTGAATTTAGCACTGAAACTCTCCTCTTTTCCCGGTatttgatttgaagtgatgtTTACtttcaaaaaagaatttttaatcATGTATGGTACAAGTACAGAAAATATATGTATGTTTCATTTTCCTCACGTTAAAACCCTATCCTCGGGCGCTGCAGCCGATCAGCAATCAATCTCTCCATTCTTCTGGATTTCCACTGTATCTCAGAGATGAAGGTGGTCACCGCATATTTGTTGGCCTTGTTGGGAGGAAACACCTGTCCCTCTGCCAAGGATATTAAGGCCATCCTTGCTTCCATTGGAGCTGATGTTGATGATGAAAAAATCGATTTGCTTTTATCTCAAATGGATGGTAAGGATATCACAAAGATGATTGCAGCTAGTAGGGAGAAGTTGGCTTCAGTACCCGCTGGTGGTGGTGCTGGTGTTGCAGTTGCTGCTGCTGCAGCTGGAGGTGCTGCCGCTGCACCTGCTGCTGAGGATAAGAAAGAGGAGAAAGTAGAAGAGAAAGAGGAGTCCGATGATGATATGGGCTTCAGTCTTTTTGACTAAGGAGTATCAAAGTGCTGGTCTTTTTCATTTAGAAGTTTCGTTATGTTTTTGTTTCTGTTTAGTATTAGTTGGTGTCCCTGATTTTGCTTAGGAAATGAGTGACAGAGATACGACATTCTTGTTCTGAAACAAGCTTTTTTTCCATCATATTGTTGCTTAAAAAAAAGGTATGTTTCTATCTTCTTTCCTTCTATTCTGAactgcaattttcagtttgaaTGTTGTTGCCTTCTATTAATTGCCTTCTGTTAATTAAAGACCACCATGTGTTTGATGTTATGGATAAAAGAATCACTATGATGGTAATTTTGTGGATTAGCTTATGTTTGATTTTCCTctgtttttaatttcaaatgttGCATGATGATTTTAGCTGTTTGTTATGAATTGGAAGCTAGATTCACATATGTCTTTGCACAAATTAAATGAAGCGTTAATAATTCAGCAGACTCGCTAAATACTCCAAACGAGTCGGTCTTCTCAGGTACGGATGGCTTTATGCTCAAAACATTTgttttcaaaccaaatcaaaTACGCTACTATTATCGACTATTCACATCACACTAGCACGCAGCGAGTTTTGGTTAACCATTTATCCAATTTTGCCGCTTTTAGTTTCCCGTTTCAAGTTATACGGCACAAACATCTTTTAAGGCTCGTATTGTATTCCGGCATTGGACACAAATGACAGACAAAAAATCTGCTAAGCAAAGGCTATGATGTTTGAGCAGCTTCCATGTTTTATACTACTCAATTTCATTTTCTACATTCTTTTTTAGACTTTTACTTTTTTCCATTTGGACAGCAATTTTCTACATTCTTTTTTAgactttttactttttttcatGGTTAGTTTATGTAATTTACGGTTGTGATTTGCATATTATTTACCTCTTGAACCTATATATACATTATGACATTTTAGCAAATTATCCTCGTTGTTACagcaaattcaaaaaataaaaaaatcaataaatagTAATTTTTTAATCCATAATTAAGTTGGTCATATCAGTGTGTAGGCCAGTGCGTAGCACGGCCGAACCCATGCTAGTTTATTGATCATCGAAGAGGTATACCTTGCATGTATGCCACATGGCTACCGAACTGCACCAGCTCGATTACTAAGTTGGCCTTGAATTCGAACTCATTAGTTCTCTTTGAATCAAGAGCAGGTAAAAAAGGATAAACTTGTGGCTCACAGAAGTAAGTGTAACATTAACCAACAAATGATAATGACTATCTTTATCAGACTAAGGATGGAAAATCGTCATCTACACTAATATTTATTCAACCAAATTATGGACTAATGTTTACCCAACCAAACTAAAAGattgaatctctatctcttcaACACATGCCATAAGGTAAGGCATTTGAAACACAATACACACTATTAAACTCTTATAATTTTCGGCAATTGAAAACTGACTTAAACATCGAAGTGACCTTAGAAACTTGATCCTAAGATTCCCGACCAATTGATTCTTTTCTTATAGGTTTCTTAGAGAGTTATGCATTCACATGATCGAACTCCCTACCTTTCACATGACCGAACTCCCAGCCTGTCTTTCTAGTTTAGCTTGGAAAGAAGAAGTACTACTTCAACAATTGGCGTCATCTGTAGGagcaaagaaaaataattttcttatgGCAAAATCTCGTACTAAGAAGACTATTGGAAATACTAATCAAAGTAATCCCAAAGAAGCTCATGACAATCCTGGATAAACTTAGGACAACAATGATGATCAGATttcaaaagagaagaaagaatgaattctgaaattttgtattagATAACCTCTCTTTATTTGAGGACATTGTTCaccaaatgaaaggaaaaggcAAGGCGAAAGAAGTGCAAAATTCAAAAGCTGTAATAAAGAGAAAGGAAGGGCAAGCTTTatcctccaaaaataactcagATGATCACCCTCCTTAGAGGAAGCGGGTTCAATCCCCTCTTAGGGAGCACATTCTATTTTAGAAGCTGGTCAACATCACTCACATCACTTTCATGCTCGGTCTAcaagaagttatttgaagtgtcGCATGCCCAAGGATCCAATTTGGGATAAACTCGATTTGATCCTATAGCCACCAGTATGAAAACCTTTACACAATTTCCCTATTTGTTAAGCAAATTAAGGATTATCCTCTGTCGAGGAGATTCAAAATTAGTATCATGGATATGTATGATGCATCTACAGATCTAGAGGATCACTTGTTCAGGTTTCTTACTCACATGCAGTTGGAAACTGCTGCAAACAAAATTTGTTGTAAAACTTTCCCAATGTTCTTGAAGGGAAGGACTCGGCTTTGGTTTCAAGAATTGCCTCTAGGGTTAGTCAAGTCTTTCTCTAAATTAACAAGGTAGTTTGCAATATAGTTTGTCCCTTCTAAAGTTTATTCCAAGAATGTAGCACATTTAATAGTGATAAAGCAAAGGCATGATGAGTGTCTCATGAAATATGTAAAACCAGAAGAATTGGGAAAAGTTTCATGATTTTCTCATTGTCATCTGCTCTATATATACAAGTACAATGTGCATCAGGCTCCCGTGACTTCAGCCCCAATTTACCTAATTATGTGCAATTACCAATACTACCAAATATAGATAGATACTATAAACACAAGATACCCGAAACTGCAGCCGAGACTCCTTCACTAAACTGCAGCCGAGACTACTTCACTAATACaccccctcaagttggagcatgAAGATCAGAAATGCCCAACTTGCAAAGAATGTCATCAAACGAACGTTTGCCAAGAGCCTTGGTTAGGATATCAGCGAGTTGGTGAGACGAGGATACAAATTGGGGAAGAATGATACCACGACGAATCTCATCACGAACAAAGTGACAATCAACTTCGATGTGCTTGGTGCGTTCATGAAACACAGGGTTGTGAGCAAGATGAAGAGAAGACTGGCTATCACAATAAATCCGCATAGGAGATGAGTGAGGGACGCCAAGAGAAGCTAACAAACCCTTTAGCCATTTCAATTCACAAGTCGTAGAGGCCAAAGAACGATACTCTGCCTCAGCCGAAGATCGAGATACGGTATGCTGTTTTTTCGTTTGCCAGGAAATTGGAGAATCCCCAAGAAAGACAAAATATGCCGTCAAAGAACGTCGAGTCAAAGGGCAACTCGCCCAATCCGCATCACAATAAGCCGTAAGATGAAGAGAGGAATTAGAACGTAGCAAAAGACCTTGCCCAGGATGAAGTTTTAAGAAACGAACAACCCGAAGGGCCGCCTCCCAATGACTATGCCATGGTTCCTGTAGAAACTGTGCCAAGATATGTACACAGTAAGACAATTCAGGGCGAGTAATCGTCAGGTAGATAAGACGACCAATAAGACGCCGATAAAGCATAGAATCAGGAAGGATCTCGTCCTTAGCCAAAGCAAGGTGATGATTTTGCTCCATCGGTGTGCCGGCAGGTTTAGCACCTAACAAGCCGGTCTCAGAAATAATATCGAGAGCATACTTTCTCTGACAAAGAAAAATCCCAGTCGAATTTCGCGCTACTTCAAGACCAAGGAAGTACTTCAATTTACCAAGGTCTTTCATGTGGAAACAATCATTCAAGTAAGTTTTAAACGCATGAATGGCATCACTATCATTCCCACCTATCACCAGATCATCCACATAGACCAAAATGGTCAACTGAACTTTGCCACGCCGAAACGTGAACAAAGAATAGTCTGAGCCAGATTGCTGAAATCCATATTGAACCAGAGCCGCAGCCAGCTTGGCAAACCAACACCGCGGTGCCTGTCGCAGCCCGTAAAGAGACTTGCGCAGACGACACACTTTATCCGCTCCGGGTGCCGTAAAACCTGGTGAAAAACGCATATAAACTTCCTCCTCAAGGTCGCCATGCAAAAATGCATTGTGCACATCCATCTGATGCAATTCCCACCCACGGATCGCTGCTACTGCCAAGAAGGTACGAACCGTGACCATCTTTGCAGTAGGTGCGAACGTCTCAGTATAATCAAGACCCTCGATCTGATGATTCCCGAAAACGACCAACCGTGCCTTGTATCGCTCGATTGTTCCGTCTGCATGATACTTGATTTTGTAGATCCATTTACTACCAAGAGCCTTCTTTCCTGTAGGCAAAGTAGAAACTGTCCATGTCCCATTATCCTCTAGAGCCTCAACCTCCTTTCTCATAGCCTCACGCCAACATGAATGCTGCATTACCTCTTTAAAACTGGTTGGTTCAATCCCTGTAGTTACTGCAGCCACGAATCGACGATGCGACAGAGAAAATTTAGCACAATTCACATAGTTCGTGATGGGGTAGGGCGTACCTAAGGATGCCAAGGAAGAGGAAGGAGAGCTCGAGGAACTGAGGGCAGCTGTATGTAACACATAATCATGCAAACGAACTGAAGGCTGTCGCGCTCGTTTGCCGCGACCAAGATCGTCCGCTGCACCTGTAACCTCTGCAACTTCAGGTATTGGTACGATCCCATCTGCTGTCACGCCCTCTTCCACGGACTGTCCATCATATTCAGAGACTGGCGGAGGTGCCTCAATCTCAGGCACGTCCTCCAATATAGTAGGCTCAATGACAGTAGGCAGAGGATCTGGAGTTGCCGACCTTGCGGAGTCCGTATGGGCAAAAGGAAACACGTGCTCAACAAACTCAACATCTCGACTTTCAAAGCAAACCTTCCTATCTAGATCATACACCCTCCACCCCTTTTTACCATATGGATAACCCATGAATATGCACTTATGACTTCGACTTGCAAACTTATCATTTTCCCGATTAATGTTCTTAGCATAACATAGGCATCCAAATACTCTAAGATGAGAAATAGATGGAGGGCTTCCAAACAAAATTTCATATGGAGTTTTTCCATCCAAAATCAACGATGGAGTACGATTGATTAAATATCCTGCAGTGAGAATGCATTCTCCCCAAAATTGAATAGGTAAGTTAGCCTGAAAACGAAGTGCCCTACCAACATTCAAAATGTGTCGATGTTTCCTCTCAACTCttccattttatttttgttggggTGTCCCAACCATGGAAGTCTGATGAATAATACCACACTCCTTAAAATAATCACCTAAACAAGTAAACTCTGTACCATTGTCACTGCGTataattttgacttgtttattaAATTGTCTCTCGGTCATAGCCAAAAAATTCTTAACAACATATGGGACCTCATGTTTCCCTTTTAACAAATAAACCCATACACCACGAGAACAATCATCAATAATAGTCAGAAAATAGGTAGCACCACAAAAACTAGCCTCTCGATAAGCTCCCCACAAATCACAATGAATTAATTCAAAAATATCACTAGCTTTCCGGTCACTAATAGGAAAAGGAATACGAGTTTGTTTTGCCCGGAAACAAACGTCAGAAGGTTCATGAACACATTTATTTATCTCTATACTACCGTCTATTGTAGGGAGCTTTTCTATGACTCGCACAGAGGGATGTCCCAACCTTTTATGCCACAAATCCATATTCTTGGCTGTAGCAGCTCCATGAGCACTAACCAGAGTCTCCCCTCGTGCGACATACAGCCCCTCAAGCTCTTCACCCACTCCAATCAGCATCCTCGAAGtacggtgctggacaacacataAACGATcagtgaatttcaagatataaacTTTATCACGGGCTAATTTTGAAACAGATATCAAATTGCATCGTATTTCAGGAACATATAAAACACCCTTGAGAGATAATTTTCCTACAAGAACTGTTCCTTCTCCTGTTGCCATAACGTATTCACCGTTTGGCATTTTCACGGGACAAGGAGGTATTCCTTGAAGCTCTACAAATGCAGTTTCCTTTCCCGTCATATGATGCGAAGCACCTGTGTCAAACAACCATTGTAAATATGCCTTACCATTAAGCCTTGGCCTTGGCTGAGCAACTGATGTATTATTCGTGTGAGTGTTCCAGAGAGACTTCAAAGTCTCCCAATCAGCTTTGCTCAAGTTCTCCAATCCAGCTT
This window encodes:
- the LOC113702494 gene encoding large ribosomal subunit protein P2B-like, which translates into the protein MKVVTAYLLALLGGNTCPSAKDIKAILASIGADVDDEKIDLLLSQMDGKDITKMIAASREKLASVPAGGGAGVAVAAAAAGGAAAAPAAEDKKEEKVEEKEESDDDMGFSLFD